One stretch of Desulfosoma sp. DNA includes these proteins:
- a CDS encoding aldehyde ferredoxin oxidoreductase family protein — protein sequence MQGFFGRYLMVDVGARRWEAVPLERERLRRTLGGKGLATQLLLEKNPAGVDPLSAENHLIFALGPVSDTAIYGSCRHGIFSKSPLTGFYGESYSGGRAAIPMSRTGYDAIVITGASPTPVWLEISDSQVQFHEAADLWGKDTFETEDAVLKQCGVDDAAAVVIGPAGENLVRYAVVENDYWRSAGRCGMGAVLGSKKIKAVVFHGSLARPVADKDGIKAYARRIVKELKDHKAVHAYRTHGTPMMVALLNTVGGFPTRYWAKGTFEAWKKISAEILVDRFGARPKACRTCFMGCGKYMEIQEGRHKGLKLEGPEYETIYAFGGLCEIDALDEIAHLNDLCDRLGLDTITAGNMAAFAIEASRRGKIQERLDYGEVDAIAELLVSIATRKGLGDLLAQGIRPAAAQLGLEDLAVHVKGLEPAGYDPRALKGMGLAYAVSDRGACHLRATFYKAELAGLIDPKQIEGKAQLFLDFEDRCTLFDCLILCRFYRDFYPWEELSKIIALTTGEEWDKENLQKIASMVVDSTRRFNLREGLTAADDRLPQRLLKEPLEDGRCLTEEEMRHMVQDYYRLRGWSPEGVPPAV from the coding sequence ATGCAGGGCTTTTTCGGGCGATACTTGATGGTCGACGTGGGAGCTCGTCGCTGGGAGGCGGTGCCTCTTGAGCGGGAGCGACTTCGCCGCACTTTGGGAGGAAAGGGATTGGCTACGCAGCTGCTTTTGGAAAAAAACCCTGCGGGTGTGGATCCTCTCTCTGCGGAAAACCATCTCATTTTTGCTCTAGGCCCTGTCAGTGATACGGCGATTTACGGATCCTGCCGACACGGTATCTTTTCAAAATCTCCTTTGACGGGATTTTACGGAGAATCTTATTCGGGAGGACGCGCGGCTATTCCCATGAGCCGCACGGGCTATGATGCCATCGTCATCACAGGGGCATCGCCGACGCCCGTGTGGCTTGAAATTTCCGATTCTCAAGTGCAGTTCCATGAGGCGGCGGATCTCTGGGGCAAAGACACTTTTGAAACGGAAGATGCCGTGCTCAAGCAATGCGGCGTGGATGACGCCGCGGCCGTGGTCATCGGGCCTGCGGGGGAAAACCTGGTGCGCTACGCCGTGGTGGAAAACGATTATTGGCGTTCCGCCGGCCGTTGTGGCATGGGTGCCGTTCTAGGGTCCAAGAAGATCAAGGCCGTGGTTTTTCATGGATCCCTCGCAAGGCCGGTGGCCGATAAAGATGGCATAAAGGCCTATGCCCGCCGAATCGTCAAGGAACTCAAAGATCACAAAGCCGTACACGCCTACCGTACCCATGGCACTCCCATGATGGTGGCTCTGTTGAACACCGTCGGCGGTTTTCCCACGCGGTATTGGGCTAAGGGAACATTTGAAGCGTGGAAGAAAATCAGCGCCGAAATCCTTGTGGACCGCTTCGGGGCAAGGCCTAAAGCGTGCCGAACCTGCTTTATGGGATGTGGAAAATACATGGAGATTCAGGAAGGCCGCCATAAGGGTCTAAAGTTGGAAGGTCCAGAATACGAAACCATCTACGCTTTTGGCGGCCTGTGTGAAATCGATGCCTTGGATGAAATCGCTCACCTAAACGATCTCTGTGACCGATTGGGCCTGGATACCATCACGGCGGGAAATATGGCGGCTTTTGCCATTGAGGCCTCCCGGCGTGGAAAGATTCAGGAGCGGCTTGATTATGGTGAGGTGGATGCCATAGCGGAACTTCTCGTAAGCATTGCCACACGAAAGGGATTGGGTGATCTTTTGGCCCAGGGGATTCGACCGGCGGCAGCCCAATTGGGTTTGGAAGATCTGGCCGTGCACGTCAAGGGTCTTGAACCCGCGGGCTATGACCCGCGAGCGCTTAAAGGCATGGGGTTGGCTTATGCGGTGAGCGACCGTGGAGCGTGCCATTTGCGGGCCACCTTTTACAAGGCCGAGTTGGCCGGTTTGATCGATCCCAAGCAGATCGAGGGCAAAGCTCAGCTGTTTTTGGATTTTGAAGATCGCTGCACCCTCTTTGACTGCCTTATTCTCTGTCGGTTTTACAGGGATTTTTACCCGTGGGAAGAGCTTTCCAAGATCATCGCTCTGACGACGGGAGAAGAATGGGACAAGGAAAACCTGCAAAAGATTGCGTCAATGGTGGTGGACAGCACGCGGCGTTTCAACCTTCGAGAAGGGCTCACGGCGGCAGACGACCGGCTCCCTCAAAGGCTTCTCAAGGAACCCTTGGAAGACGGACGCTGTCTGACCGAAGAAGAAATGCGCCATATGGTCCAGGACTACTATCGTTTGAGAGGTTGGAGCCCGGAGGGGGTTCCACCGGCAGTTTGA